The Clostridiales bacterium DNA segment GGAGGATGAAGCTTTAGTCGGTGGGATACTTATTTGCGGCAGAAGGCAGGACTGTGATGCAATGAAACTTTTAAACCTTGGGATTAAGGGTATCACGACCCGGTTATTGATTCCAATCGATAAGCAGACATGGATAGTCCCCAATTATGGGAATATAAATGAAGTCGTAAGTACAGATGGTTTTTTCCCTGATTTAGATAATAAAGATTGGGTCCAGGTTAAAATAACTGATATATATACTCCTATGAATGAGGAAGTTTCCAATACTTTAAAGTCATATAGATGGAAGATACTTTTTTATTCTTATGATCCTATGCATTCCAATTATCGGTTTTCCATGAACGATGTTCAATCCTTTGAGAACAATACTAATGAAGAGAAAAGAAATGATATTTGCGCAAGGTGGGAAAAAATTAACTGGATTTATTCTGATAAAGATTTTGAGCAGCTTCTTTCGCGAACAAAAGCTTCAGGAATCGATAGAAACAGCCTTTGGAGAATATTCAGCAATATTGCCGCGGAATATGATAAGCTCTTTAGAACGAATATACTTCAGAGTCTTCTTGAAAGTTTTGATGACTTGCTTTTCTGGTATGATTGGGGCATATGGATTTGCAAATTTAAGGAGATTATTAAAGAGAGATTGATGCAAAATTCTTCAGATGAAGTGACGGAATGTATAATGAAAGCTCTAGAATATATAAAAAAAGAGGAGCCATTTAACTTAAACGAATCGGAAATTGCCAAAAAGGTGAATATGAGCCGCAGTTATTTCAGCAGATGTTTTAAAAAAGTTCTGGGTAAATCTTTTGAGAATTACTATAAAGAGCTGAGAATAGAAAAAGCGAGATTTATGATATCGGCTGATGATGAACCCATTTCCGTAATTTCGGAAAAATGCGGGTTTGTTGATTATAGATACTTCAGCAGAATATTTAAAGAATATACAAGTATGCTGCCTACTGATTACAGAAAACGTATTCGTAAGAAGCTATGAGTGAATTTTGTTACAATTCTGTGAAAAATGTTTCTATAAAAAACACATTTTTCATAATATTTGAAACACTCAGGTATAACGTGAGTGCTATTTTTTTCTTATAATATAATTAACGGTACCGTTCATGATAGCTGAGAATTGAAAGGGAGGATATAATGAAAAAAAATGAAGTGAAAATAATATCATTTGTTCTGTTATTTGCATTAGTTCTAACTACATTATCCGGCTGCGGCTCTAAGGGAAGTACCCCGAAGATTTCTCAAGGCTCACAA contains these protein-coding regions:
- a CDS encoding response regulator; this translates as MKKVYIVDDEKLVRKGIISTFPWEKHGFTIVGDTGSGEKALEFIKCNDVDLLITDLIMPGMSGFELIKNVQTECPDINIAVLTCHDNFKYIQDAIRLGVIDYIVKTEIEDEVVEETLERISNKMESKNSSFYAGDIRKEDEALVGGILICGRRQDCDAMKLLNLGIKGITTRLLIPIDKQTWIVPNYGNINEVVSTDGFFPDLDNKDWVQVKITDIYTPMNEEVSNTLKSYRWKILFYSYDPMHSNYRFSMNDVQSFENNTNEEKRNDICARWEKINWIYSDKDFEQLLSRTKASGIDRNSLWRIFSNIAAEYDKLFRTNILQSLLESFDDLLFWYDWGIWICKFKEIIKERLMQNSSDEVTECIMKALEYIKKEEPFNLNESEIAKKVNMSRSYFSRCFKKVLGKSFENYYKELRIEKARFMISADDEPISVISEKCGFVDYRYFSRIFKEYTSMLPTDYRKRIRKKL